Proteins found in one Quercus robur chromosome 2, dhQueRobu3.1, whole genome shotgun sequence genomic segment:
- the LOC126715635 gene encoding APO protein 2, chloroplastic: protein MDCGSLTFTHSAMVLLCGKGKFLTPKVGPLNASFQKNAEHLKLSRHRGLGSLDSFQHSSIKIKLPLKYRSPSLNLCRSYPLVIRSELPQNADFPRYYSKKEKKPFPVPVVELRRAARERVKKMKGQPKRPAPPPKNGLLVKRLIPVAYDVFNARITLINNLKKLLKVVRVHACSGCNEIHVGPVGHPFRSCRGPNAGFRKGLHVWTNATVDDIVWEVEAYHLYDRLGKRIPHQERFSIPRIPAIVELCIQAGVNIPEFPTKRRRKPIIRTGRKEFIDADESELPDPVPEVPETPLLTEIPDSEIVAPSDEASIAWLAEETLQAWEKMRGGASRLMKKYLVRVCGYCPEVHVGPSGHKAQNCGAHKHQQRNGQHGWQAAVLNDLIPPRYVWHVPDVNGPPLQRELRNFYGQAPAVVEICTQAGAVVPDEYKSTMRLDVGIPSDLREAELVV, encoded by the exons ATGGACTGTGGTTCTCTAACCTTTACACATAGCGCAATGGTCTTGTTGTGTGGTAAAGGAAAGTTTCTAACACCCAAAGTGGGGCCATTAAATGCTTCCTTCCAAAAGAATGCAGAACACCTGAAGCTTAGCCGACATCGGGGTCTTGGTTCACTTGATTCTTTCCAG CATAGTAGCATTAAAATTAAACTCCCATTGAAGTATAGAAGTCCATCACTGAACTTGTGTCGATCATATCCATTGGTCATCAGGAGTGAACTTCCTCAAAATGCTGATTTTCCACGCTACTATtcaaagaaggagaaaaagccATTTCCAGTACCCGTTGTGGAGCTGAGGCGGGCTGCTAGGGAGAGGGTCAAGAAGATGAAAGGCCAGCCTAAACGACCTGCTCCACCACCAAAGAATGGCCTACTTGTCAAGAGGCTCATACCAGTTGCTTATGATGTGTTTAATGCGAGGATTACACTGATTAACAATCTCAAGAAACTCTTAAAGGTGGTTCGTGTGCATGCTTGCAG CGGCTGTAATGAAATTCACGTGGGACCTGTTGGACATCCATTCAGATCTTGTAGAGGTCCAAATGCTGGCTTCCGCAAGGGTCTTCATGTGTGGACAAATGCAACTGTTGATGACATAGTCTGGGAAGTAGAAGCCTACCACCTCTATGATCGCCTTGGAAAGCGTATTCCTCATCAGGAGAGATTCTCAATTCCTCGGATTCCAGCCATAGTTGAGCTCTGCATCCAAGCTGGTGTCAATATTCCTGAATTTCCaacaaaaaggagaagaaagccAATCATCCGCACTGGGAGAAAGGAGTTCATTGATGCAGATGAAAGTGAACTCCCAGATCCTGTCCCTGAAGTTCCTGAGACGCCATTATTAACGGAAATACCTGATTCAGAGATAGTAGCCCCATCTGATGAAGCCAGCATTGCTTGGCTTGCTGAGGAAACACTACAAGCATGGGAAAAGATGAGGGGAGGAGCCAGCAGGTTGATGAAGAAGTACCTGGTAAGGGTTTGTGGGTATTGCCCAGAGGTACATGTTGGTCCTAGTGGGCACAAGGCACAGAACTGTGGGGCTCACAAGCACCAGCAGCGGAATGGGCAGCATGGTTGGCAGGCGGCAGTGCTAAATGACTTGATACCACCAAGATATGTGTGGCATGTTCCTGATGTAAATGGACCACCATTGCAGCGAGAGCTGAGGAACTTCTATGGTCAAGCACCTGCTGTAGTCGAAATATGCACACAAGCTGGCGCTGTTGTGCCGGATGAGTACAAATCAACAATGAGGTTGGATGTGGGGATCCCCTCGGATCTTAGAGAAGCTGAACTGGTAGTTTAA